DNA from Larimichthys crocea isolate SSNF chromosome XIII, L_crocea_2.0, whole genome shotgun sequence:
ATTATGACATCATGATGATCAAGCTCTTCCACGCAGTGGAGGTGACTGCATCAGTCGCACCCATCTCATTGCCCACAGGGTGCGTGGTGGGGGGGCACAGGTGCTCTGTGTCTGGCTGGGGTAACACCGCCATGGATGGCACAGGTGGGTTGATAATAgtgatttaatgtgattttagcttcttttcAGTTACTCTGAtggcaaaatgttttgtttctggaaTTTGGAGTCCAAATTCCAAACATTGGGCAGGATGGTGGATGTAGTGGCAGCATAAATTGCTGCCTGGCACAGTGTCTTTGCAGTTAGGCTTCCACGGGAGAATTTCAGTTTTAAGAAATtatttacaatttttttaaaggtcagtTTGAATAATGGGACTTTGAGCTGAGAGCCAAAGATAGGCTGGAAAAGTAAGATATTTTTGAGAAACTTTCTAAAAATCTCTGTTCTTGTTACAGTGGTCATGCCCACCCGTCTGCAGTGTTTGGACGTGCCTATCATTGACAATGAAACCTGTGAGAATTCCTATCCAGGCATGATCACACGCAGGATGATGTGTGCCGGATTCTTGGATGGAGGCAAAGATGCATGCAATGTGAGTGAATGTTCGACTAACATGACTCAAAGCTctttatgtgtgtaaatatcATCACTACCTGCTCACACTCATcccactttgtgtttgtcagggtGACTCCGGCAGCCCTCTGGTATGTTTCAACGAGGTCCATGGACTTGTGTCATGGGGTCAGGGTTGTGCCGAACCCGGCTTTCCTGGGGTCTATGTCAAAGTGTGCGAGTTCCTCCACTGGATAGATGATGTATTGGCAGCCAACCCCTGAAGAAACTGCCAATATATTTTTCTTCACTTCTGCCACTTGTTTCCCCTCTATCCTCTGCCCTACATGATCTCATTCCTATTTTCTTTTACGACCCAATCTTTCTTTGGTGCCTTGTCTCCTTTGAAATCTCCCTTCCTTCATATATCCAGACTCAACACACGTGTGCCagaatgtagaaaataaaatatacttagTACATATTCActtttcatttgtctgttcatattttcatgtccataatgggagaaaaaacaaaacaaacttgtgTCATTTacaggttttatttgtttgattttagcattattaaatactttaaagtttGCTGGAGTTACATAAAAGCCTCTATTTACTGGCATAACTTATTTATAAGAACAGACTTGTGGGTTAAATGATGAGGTAGCATAGTTCTATTATTTCATAGAATTAATGTGACTGCCCCCCTTCATTCGTCCATATAATTGCATTTTCAAATATCAAATCTTTGATTCATTTCTATTATTTCACAAAGTCTctgaaaatactttaattacAAAGAAGACAGTGAGATTATATTTAGGGATCAGTAATGAACCTGCTGTGGAAATAATGGCAGTGTGATTATTGAACAGTAGGAGGCCTCACTGAGTCATTTTCCTGTCACCCACTCAGCAGTGCCGCAGACAGATGGTCGTTTACAATTAAACATGACACCCACaattatttttacattcatgGAAGGCTGTTCTGGATTTAAGATATTTTAGTCAGCATGTAttgtcagtttatttaaaaagtctttAGACTGTCTTTAGGCTGCTTTTCTGTCAGGAGGACATCGTTCTTGTCACCCCTCCCAGGCCACTCATGTCTTTTCTGAGCCCTGCTTGcctgtccttcctctctttttgtctttgtcttactGGGCTGGAGGGTCCAAACCATGCCGCTCCacctacaaacaaacacaaaaaagcgTACATCTATAAGGAGATACATGGGATACATAGGACACAAGACCGTGTTCTATACCCTCTGGCTCTGCTGTGAAATACTCATGTTTTATTCTAAAATGAGATACATCAACGTTTTagaggaatgaatgaattctTGCATGAGACTAGTAATAGAATTTGGGATACCAATGAAGTTTTGAGTTGTACAGAACTGTGCAGGAAGACTTGAGGCTGATTAAATTAAGTGGGTTTAA
Protein-coding regions in this window:
- the LOC104927340 gene encoding trypsin, whose protein sequence is MRLLALLLMIGAAAAVPREDGRIIGGQECEPNTRPYMASLNYGYHFCGGVLINNQWVLSVAHCWYNPRAMQIMLGEHDLRVFEGTEQLVKVDNIIWHPSYDYQTLDYDIMMIKLFHAVEVTASVAPISLPTGCVVGGHRCSVSGWGNTAMDGTVVMPTRLQCLDVPIIDNETCENSYPGMITRRMMCAGFLDGGKDACNGDSGSPLVCFNEVHGLVSWGQGCAEPGFPGVYVKVCEFLHWIDDVLAANP